TACATAAACTACTGCTGACATACTCTTTATGACATTTCCTCAATTAACAAGCAGTGTCGCGTTCACATACAAATGTTGCCTACAAAGACATCAAAAAGCAGAGAGATTTCTAAGAAGGTAGAACTGGTTTGTACTAACTTGTTCTTGCAGTCACCCCTCGACAAAATAAACCGTTCTCCAAGTTTCTAGAAGACTTCCAGCACCTAACACTTCAAAGATCGATTCAAAAACTGTGAGAGAAGGCTAAAAACATGAACTGGGAATTGTCATCATGCATGCTCTAGTTATATTtttacttataagtttttttttttttttttcatttgtaaaATCTGTTATATAATTTATATCTTTTTGCAGGGAAAGGTGATTTTGTGACTTGCTCCGCACACAAAAACTCTGAGCGAGAATCGCCCTTGAGCCAGCTCTTAAGAGGGTATGCAAATTAAACTATATAAATACTTTATTAACATAATATAccatttaattttctttatttgtcCAAAATGCTAAAATAAGATTAATCTGTACTCTAGAGTCTAAAGTGTGTTATTTAcgcacatatatgtatataaataataataataataataataataaggtttTGAATTATTGGGTACTGTGGGTTCAGGTGAAATGGGTACGAATGCTATACACGGACTTCTCAGAATTTGCCCGAGACCAAGAACGATTAATCAAAATCAACGACAGGAAAGACAAGAACTGTGAAGAAAGATATCATGCATGATGACAATAACATCAGGTAAACTACGTAGACAAAAATTAGAAAACCAAATCAATCCATAAAACAAACAGAATGATAACAGCAATTAAAGATTGTACCTTGGATACAATCTTGAAGACAAAACTTGCGAGAGAAAACCAGCGAGAGATCTGTGAGGGAGTTTTCGGAcggacgaagaagaagaagaagaagaagaagaagaagaaggctgaAAAAAGGCTCTATATACCATTATTACCGGCGGGTTTCCGCCGGTATTAAAACATCACCGGCGGGTCTCCGCCGGTAATACCACAATGCCGGCGGATCCCGCCGCATTTAATCCGCCGGTAATGCACTATTACCGGCGGGCCCGCCGCTATTAACCGCCGGTAATGTAATATTACCGGCGGGACCCGCCGGTAATATTACCAGTGGAACCCGCCggtaataattttgaaaccgttCCCGGGCATTGTATTAGCGGCGGAGAATCCGCCTCTAATAACAGgaaagtccgccgctaataaaaaaattaattttttattttgatttttccattattagcggcggagccagtactccgccgctaatatatTGAACATTACCGGCGGACTTAGTCCGCCGGTAATATTTCCGCCTCTAAAAATtctttttgttgtagtgtaaagAAACACAACCGATACACAATAGTGTGGATTCCCATTGTAGAGTCATGGAATGAGACACAAAAGAAAAATTTTGAGTGTCAAAGGTCAAAGATGCCATGGTACATCTTGAATTTCTTTAAACCGATTGCAGGGCTAAAATACATCAGGGAACATTGGGAATTTACTGGCGAGGGGTTGGTTGTGGCGTTAAACGATGGGAAGTTGATAAACCGCAAAAAACTCGATTTGATCCGCGGTGATCCAAAATTCTTTGAAATTGATGTTCCCATAATAAGAGAATTTAGATGGATTGATAGATTGTTCAGAAATTTGGACGGTTCTATTTGCACCTGGGTAATATATAACTCTTCTTACACTGCATGATCAAATTTACTTATaatgtttcaaaaaaaaaaaattggtgataagATATTAGATTGTTAATGATATTTACTGACTTCACTGGTACAGCTCAAGGGGAACAAGTATATTTTCTTCTACGGAGGAAAAGAGGAATGGACCAAACAGTTCAAAGAGAAATCAGAGGCCATCATTAAAGATCACAAGATTAATATCGAGTTGTTTTGTGTGGAGAAGAAGACAATCGAAAGCAAGGACAAAGGTCTCTCCATGCTTAAGAAATTCTGGTCTAATGTAGAGAGCTTGCTCGGCTCAAGAACTTCCGTGGAAGTTGATCAAAAGGCTCCCGAAAAAGATGACTACTTTGGGGCTAAAGATATCGCAAAATTGTTGTCGTTCAACTACAAAGATGGCTGGGTGTTGTTTAGCAAAGGACCCTCGTTGGTGACCATTGGCTATATTCCGACGATGTGTAAAGTGTTGGAAGAGTTTGGAAAGTGGAAGGAGAATATTCAGAAGAATGGGTTCGAGAAGAGTTTGAAGGACTATTATGAGACACTTTCGGGGACTACTGAACCCACTTGCTGCCACTTTTATATCCCCACTCACGAGGGAAAGAACCTTGAAATCCAATGCCCAGACCCAGGCTGCTCTCGCACCTTGGAGATGTTCACCAGTTACAAGTGCTGCCATGTGGATCCTCCTTTGAATGCATTTCACtaatatgttatgtatgtttgtactAATATATCTAATGTACGTACTTCTGAGTCGTAATAAGATTAAATAAAGGGCTAACTTATGTATAAAGATTGCTTACGTATATGGTAAGTAATCTGCTAGCTCATGTCCTCAGAATTAGTACGTATTTCGGTCGTGGAAGCGTGTGTGTTTTGTGTATGTCCAATAATGGCATTTTTTTTACGTTAGTAATAATTTGATGCCTCATCTACTCGTAAATCTTTGTGTTATGAATGATGTATTTTTGGTACAATCAGATTTGCCGTGAATACTGTGTTAAAGTTTAGCAAATGTTACTAAAAGTACGTGTTTGGAAAGCCACCTCTTCGTATGAAATTTGATGTAATTCAGAGTAATTCCTCAATATACGGTAATTATGTAATTTGAGATAATTGAGGGGTCTCAATTGCACTCTCCTATTTTTATAGCCCCATAAGAATTGAGTGTAATTAAACTGTGTAATTGCTAATTAtaactatcaattttaaataatatttattacataatattaattttatgtgTAATTTCTAAATGTTTTGCGAAACATGCCAATAGAATTTCATAAGTAATTACCACTTAACATCCGAATAcacattgtattttaaaatagaatGTATTTACTCGAATATGTAAATACTACCCTAGTAATTACACGGCCTAGTAATTACACAGTTGTTTCCAAATATGCCATAATTAAAAACACCATACCAAAAGCAAGGATGATTTCATTTTTCTGGAAAAATAACTAGGATGATTTTAAACGAAAAAGGAATGATATAATAaatattcatacaaacatatatcTTACCAATTAAATAAATGCatgaattttatttttgtaaaattatgtTTCGAGTCATTCATAatattgaatctctaaaacaaaagtcactagtctCATTATGtcaagagaccttaacaaatgaatcaaaatatctaatgaacaaaaaaaaagagttcatatttacttaggatttagattaatctacaaatgataatctattatgatatgaattaaatctttacaacATGATAATTAAATTGCATCGGTCTTGCCATATATAAAcactctattatatacaacacatttaccaagatgtctatccatatcagtcatctgaatctagattatgcgcatctcatatgcttagtaaactgtactaACAACAATttattaaagatttcttactttaatacgttgttgataaatttattcattatatatgattttaattctctcgtacttaTACATGATCCTATTCTCATCAATGAATATGAGATTTTATGGTATTTATACAaactattcaaacaataattataacattcaaatataataaaattgtacttttatttaaataattaaaatgtcttttcacatgcttttagggaataAATCCTAATACTTGAAAACCTTAAAAACATGCACTACAAGAAATTTggcatttacctaccaattttttacctacatatatttattggTAGCTAAAGAATTCTTTTACCTACGATTATATTTTCGTAGCGACTATTGGTAGGGAATTCCTTAAGAAAACGGGTGGAgctataaaatttattattatctacCATTAGTATTGGTAGGTATTAGATTTGCCTACGattatttttggagggaaatttgtTAATGATTCCTGCTTATTTTTCCCTCACTTTTTTACATAATTATAAAAAAGAAGGTGATATGGCTGAAAAAAAAGGTGATGTGGCTGCTGACATTTGATGAATATGGTGACATGTCAAGTGACGGATACATGTGGGCATATTACTACGTGACACGTAAGTTAAGATTAACAACTTTAAAAGATTGAAACAAAACTTCAAACAGTTTGAGAACTAACAGATGGgaaaaacaagaacaaaaatAGAAAGATTAAGGAACAAACACACCAGTTTATCCTGGTTCGGTCCCAATGAATTGACCTACTTCCAGCTACTCCCCTGAGTTGTTATTATCATTAATCAAATGATTATAGTATATGAACAAGTGTAGTGCACCTCCTAGAATATTACAGAAGAAAAAACACCCCAAAACTCTGCTTGAGTTTAGTCCAAGAACACTGATCTTGGTTTCAGATTTTCCAATCTCTCTCTCACTTTACAATTCTCTCAACACTCACTTTTTTTCTCTCATTCAATTTGAATTGTTTTTTCTCTTTACACGCTGTAATTTTACAAGTGAACACAAGACCTTTATAGGTATATAATTGAAAAGAAAAGACTAAACTTGCCTTGGTGCACTAAGTGTCATAATAGAGATTTTAACTGTTTTAACAACTCTAACTGTCAATTTGTTGAGAGCTGATTTCTAAGGATTATATTTCACAATCCTCTCTAAGGTGCTCTTGTACTATACCCATTTGGTGAGACCCAAACTTTTCTTTGGTGTATCCATCTTTATAGATGATGactatatgtattttttattcaagATTGTAACCTTGATATTGTTGCAAGCCTCTAGTAATATTAGAGAAGAATATCGTAATCTCATTCTTGGATTTTGGTGACTGTGGATGATTTAAGCGGATTACGATTCCTGTAGTTTTTCCTACATTGGATTTCCACGTAAAAATCTTGGTGTCTCACTTTTAccattgtttatgatttatgttgctTGTTGTGCATTGATATACGTATTCATATTGATAATTGTGGTGTTTgagtatattatagttatttagagtatgctacaaattttcagaaaattctgaataattttcaTATGCATAAATTATGCAAATGTCAATAATAATATACATGTGCGCGCCACTGGTTCTTCCTTACTAGTTCATCTTTTATTCCGGTCCACTTATCCTGATCTTCTGGAGAATCGACAAAACCTCTGAAGACGGAATCAACCTCATCCACCATGCCCTGAGGCCCAACCAGATATATATAAGCTCCATCATGGACAACCTTTTGAAACACATATGTAAAATCAGCTTTTCCATCCAAAAGGTCGTTGAAGTATTTGTAGGCGAAATTGCGTGGGTAATCCTCCTTGTATTGCTTGAATTCGTCGTAATATTGTCGACAATTGGGATCGTTCTTGGCCCCATAGAACAGCAACACATTGCCAGAAAATTTGAACGAAGAAATATCTTCTTTAAAAAAACGACGAAGATGGGCTCTGAAGGGAGCAATGGCAGCCCCAGATTTAGCCACAAATATGTGAGTGGCAGTAGGACTATAATCTCCCAAAAGTGTGGCCTCGAAGGTGGGACCAACAAGTTGAAGATGGTCTCCAGGACTTGCTTCCAGGCATAAATACTTCAAGGTCTTGTCAATTATGTCAAGAGGCACGACTATGGTAGCTGTTTTGCCATTAAAGTCATCTCCATACCTAGAGGAAGCAACAAAGATATTCCTAAGCTCTTTGACACACCCTGGTACAGAGGGATCATCGGGATTCTGCATGCACAAATAATAATAGTTATGTCACATAGTTAATATTGTTTGAATTACTTAGTATATATAATAAGATACGTACGGGGCGCATAACACCGAAGGCTTGTCCCTCCCAGTAAGACAGCTTGCCACAATGAGCAAATACGATTTCGTAAATCGTATCATCACATTGAAGACATGAATAAATCTTCCTAATAGAAAGTATGGTGGCAGTATAAGGTTTCTCACACGTGTATAAATTTGTGGGACAGATGGCATCTTCCAGCTCTATAGGACCAACTGGAACCCTTCGAACATCAGAAACGATATGAGTCATAGCGGAGCTAGCTAGATGGAAAGAAAGCAACAACAaaagatatgtatatatatttagctAGTGAGCTGAGATGAGAAATGTTTGGTCCTCCAAAAagggatttatatatatatagtttatcccacttgcatgcatgcatgtaacACGTTTATGCTTTTTTTCTTTGATTTGTTCACACCATACATATATACACTCGTTTTCAAACTATTAGATGGCTACCGTAGCCAGATCTTAGAGGACATGATATCGAACTAAGGACATCTTATTAAGCTCGCCCAATCATGTTATAACGAATTGATCGATCAAGAGATTAATACAACCCTGTTTTCTAAGTGTAAAAGGAAGACTAATACAACGTTTACTCTCTCCTTAAACCCATCCATACTAGAATATATATTATTCGAGAGCAAGTGTTGATCAAGTCTCGTATTAAATCCGACACCACATAAAATGCACCACTAGACATAATTGCTAAGAGGCATTAGTGATGTCGAACACCACAAGGAGGTGACATACTTTTATTGTCGAAATTCAATATCGGGTCTCACATAatgtaatttaataattattatggaGTATCGATAATCAATTTAAAAGTAACACCTCTTGTATTTTGGACACCTTAATATATCAAATAACAACATTTATTTGACTAAGGTTATTTACTAGACCTTATATATTTATGAGAGGTTGAAATCTGGcttaaattattcaaattttgaaataaaGACATCTTTGTTCACACAATCACATTTCACATTATCACACCTCAGTGACTCATCGCCAAATGAGAATTAAAACAAATAATTCTAAATCCCAACTTTGTGTCTTATTCAATGCTTGTTAATAATTAATATAGCACTGCTACGTCCCCAAAAAGTGTTAAGTTAcacataaaaatacaaaaaaaaaaaaaaaaagttaaataatTCAAATGCATCGAAATTAAAAATTACCATTCAAGATCAGTTTTCTTCCAAAATTTTATTTCTTAGTCATGACaagtaaaattattaaaaataaacaaaaatatgtagaagaaaaccatttaatcgcaaaaaataaaagaacaagatTGATCTAATGTAACAGATCACCAAAGGGGTTGAGGGGTTCGGGAATAAAAAATAAAcaggttcaaatatgttattcTAACTCATATAACATCTATTTAGATAAACATGTTACATATTTAAACTATATAATATTCAAAATGAAGTAactatgaaaataaaacattaacAAGATTTCCAAAAATAGCTTCTAGAGTCATGTTGAGTAGGGTTGGGGTTGGGGCTGGGTCGGTGTTGTGGTCAGGGGTTCAAGACCGGTGTCGAGGTCGGGGTTGGGGCAAAGATTCAAGGCTGGCGGGTGGAGGGTCGAGTATCGAGGTCAGGACCGTGGTCTAGGTTTTGTCAAGGGGTCGAGGATCAAGATTTATTTTAGGACTGGGGCTAGGGTTGAGGTCAGAATCGGAGTAGTATCACATATGATATCAATTATAAATAGTGTGCCATGTTTATGTATCAAGgttcaatttaattttaaattttggtTTACAATCCAAAAAGAAGCGTGAATCAATTTTTTGCTCcctttattttgattttataccTGTGGCTGCAAGACTAATTCCAACTTTATTTGAGCTGCACTGCATAATGACCAAGACTAGTAACTACCTTCTATTTATGAGGCTTTGGTTTACAAAAGCTAATtacaaatcaaaataaagaaatcacATCAGCACAACTCTCATCAATGATGAAACCGAAGCATCGCACCCAACCGTTAatgccaaatgggaaatgaacaCATATGTAGtttgaaaataaattaatatatatataatgactatatatatgtatgtatattgcCAAATGAGATTAGAGCTTCTATCCTTAATagccattatttaaaaaatatatgcgcCCCATTCTGAAAAAATTTGAGAACCATTCTCCATTATAATGTTTCTTCTTGACCCCATTAttgattgtattttttttattgtagagAATTTCTTGAGTGTACAGAAAAATCTTATGCTTGGGTATAAATAGCTTATTTCTTGTTTAAATTATCTATGTAAAAAATAATGAATGTCTTTCgctgaatttttttttgttattttaactATATGAAGTTTTTAATCTATATATTTAGGTATATGGATTCAAATTTCCTGTGCCTCGTATCGTACGCTATTATTAAAAGGTTGGAAATAATTTTTGTTAATCATTATTATCGtcctataataataatatttttttaataatacgaTGGTCATACACTCATTTTAAACCATTTGGACCTATATCATATGTTACTTTATATATGaagaaatatatatgtatatatataatcagTCATTAAAAATGATTAATGGAAGCTCTCTCTTCATTATTATTCAACAACGTAACGTACACAAAAGCTTATTAATTGTAACACAACGTACTAATAAGACACATAATAAGACATTTATTTATTCCCATGACCATATTAATAAgagtgatatatatatttttattttgacaACTTTCCCGAAATCGTCTTCAACTTTACGAACCATGTCCTCAGACCCAACCAGGTATATGTAAGCTCCAGAGTCAACCAACAGTTCAAATACCTTCTCACGAAGATCCAAAATGTATGATTTAAACAATTCTTTTGACAGAGTTAGATGGATCAATCTGCATATATATGATTATCAAATGACTTAATTTGgattctaaacaatattttattaAAGAGTTCAACCCATATTTGGGTCAGTCTTATATAATCAAATCACATTAAGTACTGGACGGGCTCAATAAAACTTGAGACTTaagcaacaaaaaataaaaaattgaatttttaaccTATGATTTATCAAAATTCAtctcttttcatttttttcttacatttttatttttgataataaaaataaatataaaaaagtcTCAAAacaacatcaaaagaaactaaaATAGCAATTGTAAAAAGATTTTTAAcaatcaacatacatataaattaacaatttaaaatactttgtttgtataaaatgaataaaatattactAAGGAATAACATGAACTATGATTATACtttacataatattatatatgtatctatatctatatatatatattataatttaaatctATTAATATAACGATATTGATCATGATAAAGTCGAAGTGAACATGTGCTTTGCATGGATGGCGGATTGGtgggtcatatatatatatgtataattatttattgataagAAAAAGCCTTCGATAAATGCATGGCCCTAAACTCAGATgttgaaataataaataaaaggttaTTTAGGATTTTTGGCTCCTGAACTTATGTTCCTGATTTTTTTGTACTATTAAAAATTATCCCTAAACTATTCATAATCTTGTAGAGTGGTACTTCTGTTAATTTTATCCTATGTAGCTAACGGAATGATGACATAGCTCTTTGTGTAAGTAAAATGAAATATAGGCATATGAACAATcttatacatgtaggcggaattaatatatagaatgaacatatacaaataaatgatcgaatattgtatacctccaaccattgcaattgataatctcgatctagatttacaaaaaaaaaaaattagaatgagTACTcgagcttccaagctctcactaactcttttagatggagttattgATAGTCAGAATGAGtagtgagcttggggaccggtactctatatttatagagtgagacttaccatcagagtctctgccacagattgagatattttctcAATCAGTTGGAATATGAAAAATCGGGAAAAAACAAAATCAGGTAataaataatgttgaccattaattataatattttatcaataaattaaatattgactttaatatattaaatcaattatttgtaACAAAGTGATTTtatatactaaataaataaatattataacattctcccacttggtcagcatttaaattaatgtattactaggttctatttttatgacgagtattatgttccatgtattacaatatatttattacataacaatgtactttatgtggatatgtacttaaacgaataaacatatatttattcaggtcctataaagataaaattttctcaaataaaattaagatgcgcataaatatgagaaaacatcgAAATAAGAGTTGCCAGATTTGAAAAAGAATAAATCTATTTGAAAAAGAACTCGTTCTTTCCGGATTGTGAAATTATCACAATTTGATATAGCTTTTTATTTGAGAAGAACACTATCTATTTGATATAGCTTTTTATTTGAGAAGAACAAAAGGAAAACTGTTCCATGCCATTTTTATTTATAATGATATTACTTAACAAACAAACATGAAACACAATTCAAGAAACGCATTGACATAAGGCAGCCACTTTAGGATgtggggtatcttattggtgtgATTCAATATTAGAATATTGGTGTGATTCATTATTAGAAAAGTATGGCTATAAGGCACCTTAATATGACATATCACCATTAATGAGATTTAATAtcggattatatatatttttaattagagTAAGGTAAAATTAAAATATGTTGGATTGGATATTTGACCAATAGCTATATAGGATATTAGACACCATAGGATGCTTTTAAGCATCTGTCACTTAAGAAACTCATACTCCCGGCTTATATAatacatatattcatatataatagactagtttttaggttttttttttttttttgctggaaATTTTCAACTTATTTTTCCCCATCATAAGAAAAGAGGAGCAGAATAAAACATGGAGGCCAAAGCAAGATTATAATAaggtaaaagaaaatataaaatggCACAATTGCAATGCACTAATATTAAGCTTAAATTGAGGAAAAATATGCAGTAATTTGGACAGGAAACATCCAACTAAAAGCTCAAAAGATAAATTATCTCTGAAGTGTCTCAAACTTTGCTTCCTCCTCTAAACATCtaaataagaataaaataaactaaaaaagcAAAATTCCATTACCAAAAACTCAAAATCTTCATATCAAAGCTTTTAGTCGAAGAGACTGAAAACCATATCCTGAAACAAAGAATACATCACAGCACACCATCAGAGAAAATTCAATGGATTATTGAACAACCGAAACCAATCGAACAAGTTAATCAATAGAACTTACATCGTCTGATTCTTCCTTCTCTTCaactttctcttccttctttgaCTCGGCGGCAGCAGCAGCTGGGGCAGCAGCGGCTCCTCCTGCGGGTGCGGAGAAAGCAACTGCACCACCACCAGATGGGACTGATGAGAGCTTCTCCCTTCCAGATGCAATTAGCTCTGCGAAATCTTTGCCCTTGACCTCAGACAAGAGGAAGTTGATCTTCTCGTCCTCTGCCTCAATTCCAACTGCAACAAACAACAAAAACAGATTCAATTCACTTTCTTATCAACActgaaacaaaaacaaaaacaaaacccaAACCAAACTTCACCAAAATATTTAACACTAGCCAGTAATCTTAGTCCCCAATGGTTCATATTTCTTCAATGTTAAATATTAGATCTAGAAAATACCTCCCACTAAAACACTAAACCATTCAAGAAAAACAAACAACAAAAAACCCTAATCTTCCATTAACCTTGTATATAAAGTCATCCAAATTAAGCTCTTTTCATTGTATATACAgataaaataacataaactaatataaattaactaaaaaaatatcTAATGTTTTATAGCTATGGTTGTTTCTCAGTCATCTAATAATGTTCGCTTTAATCTCTTTCATCATCATAAGAACTACTATGAGCTACTACTAATCCTCAGATCTGTGATTATGAACAGAACCCAATACCAATAAGGCCAAAGAATCGTAGTTGATCATACCTGAACCGAGAATCTTCTTCAAATCAGCGGCGGAAGGAGAAGCGTTTCCTCCCAAGACGGCCAACAAGTAAGCGGCGATTATCTTCATTCTgtcaattcaaaacaaaaattgagaaaaaaaaaccctagaattaaaaaacaaaattacACTCGTTAGAAGAGAAAGTTAGAAAATTTATAGAGAGAGAAACCTGACGAGGGAGGTGAGAGACTGTGAGGCGGCGAGGGAGAGAGAGGACTGAGATGAAGAGAATCGCAAATAAGGAAATTACCATATAAAAATAGGGTAATTACCCAATTCTAAAAGTAACAACCATAGTTACTCGTAAAAATAATGAGTAAAAGGTGTGTAAATAAATTTTGTACAAAATTgctaattaataaataaaattttccagttatattttattattttaaaaaatcaaaacatTTGTGATGAGCATGTAATTAAAATGATTTTctttttaagaataaaataaataatcataatatttcaattttattttttagctcaaatcaaaataaaatataaacattaataattcaaaaaaataatatatcaaaTTCAATAGTAAAGTCAAATTTTagttttatacttgtaaaaattgaattacgtaaaaatattttataaaaaataaggaTAAACTAACTAGTATATAGTGGTGTGTGTGGTACATCCCCTAAAAAAGGATGTATCAATACATCACACTCTCAAAAAATCACATATGGAGTGTTttagttctaatttttttatggCAGTATTCTTTGTAATTATAGTgacactacaaaaaaaaggttctataccgagaacactataccgacaacatgtcctcggtatagacatttCATATGCGCGGGACATTTTCGCGGTTTTGAATAGGTTTAGTTGCTAAACCGAGAaactataccgagaacatgttctcggtagagGGTTTATAAATATACCCCACAGCCGCGaagccccttctccttcctctctggTTTCTCTCAGTTTTC
The Humulus lupulus chromosome 6, drHumLupu1.1, whole genome shotgun sequence DNA segment above includes these coding regions:
- the LOC133783710 gene encoding protein SIEVE ELEMENT OCCLUSION B-like is translated as MLKKFWSNVESLLGSRTSVEVDQKAPEKDDYFGAKDIAKLLSFNYKDGWVLFSKGPSLVTIGYIPTMCKVLEEFGKWKENIQKNGFEKSLKDYYETLSGTTEPTCCHFYIPTHEGKNLEIQCPDPGCSRTLEMFTSYKCCHVDPPLNAFH
- the LOC133783666 gene encoding ferredoxin--NADP reductase, embryo isozyme, chloroplastic-like, with protein sequence MTHIVSDVRRVPVGPIELEDAICPTNLYTCEKPYTATILSIRKIYSCLQCDDTIYEIVFAHCGKLSYWEGQAFGVMRPNPDDPSVPGCVKELRNIFVASSRYGDDFNGKTATIVVPLDIIDKTLKYLCLEASPGDHLQLVGPTFEATLLGDYSPTATHIFVAKSGAAIAPFRAHLRRFFKEDISSFKFSGNVLLFYGAKNDPNCRQYYDEFKQYKEDYPRNFAYKYFNDLLDGKADFTYVFQKVVHDGAYIYLVGPQGMVDEVDSVFRGFVDSPEDQDKWTGIKDELVRKNQWRAHVYYY
- the LOC133783711 gene encoding large ribosomal subunit protein P2B-like, whose protein sequence is MKIIAAYLLAVLGGNASPSAADLKKILGSVGIEAEDEKINFLLSEVKGKDFAELIASGREKLSSVPSGGGAVAFSAPAGGAAAAPAAAAAESKKEEKVEEKEESDDDMVFSLFD